The Aspergillus chevalieri M1 DNA, chromosome 5, nearly complete sequence genome includes a region encoding these proteins:
- a CDS encoding thermophilic desulfurizing enzyme family protein (COG:I;~EggNog:ENOG410PGUT;~InterPro:IPR013107,IPR013786,IPR009100,IPR036250, IPR037069;~PFAM:PF02771,PF08028;~go_function: GO:0016627 - oxidoreductase activity, acting on the CH-CH group of donors [Evidence IEA];~go_function: GO:0050660 - flavin adenine dinucleotide binding [Evidence IEA];~go_process: GO:0055114 - oxidation-reduction process [Evidence IEA]), with the protein MAEVPATDPSVYASYESKWASLPSTADEWLSRAREVADVLAQDAPQRDIEHKSPRAEVALLKHSGLLKLLGPKKYGGGEQPWTVGYQAIREVAKADGSIGMLLGYHLLWSTTANVVGTPEQIERTHQTIISNNYFVGGAVNPRDSDLKITSDGDSIIFNGAKFFNTGGVVSDLTVLEGVLEGTQDHIFAIVPTVQPGIQFAHNWSNVGLRLTESGGVKIENVRAPWADALGWDAASKKPRDDTLKITFGALLLPTIQLVFGNFYLGIAQGALTFASKYTTTNTRPWPFGGDNKSSATEEFYILERYGNFFAHLRAAEALADRAAEQLSGVYTKYGSDRGALTPRERGEVAEWVASVKVVATDTGLRVANGVFEVTGARATGLKVGLDRFWRDIRTHTLHDPVAYKNRELGRYVLLGEVPEPTWYT; encoded by the exons ATGGCCGAAGTCCCCGCCACAGACCCCTCCGTCTACGCCTCCTACGAGTCCAAATGGGCTTCCCTCCCCTCTACCGCAGATGAATGGCTGTCTCGCGCGCGCGAGGTCGCTGATGTTCTTGCGCAAGATGCGCCGCAGCGGGACATAGAGCATAAGTCCCCGCGCGCGGAAGTCGCTCTGCTCAAGCACTCGGGACTTCTCAAATTGCTGGGACCGAAGAAgtatggtggtggtgagcAGCCGTGGACGGTGGGGTATCAGGCGATTCGGGAGGTTGCGAAGGCGGATGG GTCAATTGGAATGCTCCTTGGCTATCATTTGCTGTGGTCCACAACCGCCAACGTCGTCGGAACACCCGAGCAAATCGAACGCACGCACCAGACCATCATCTCGAATAACTACTTCGTCGGAGGTGCCGTGAACCCTCGCGACAGTGACCTGAAAATCACTTCCGACGGCGACAGTATCATCTTCAACGGCGCGAAGTTCTTCAACACTGGTGGTGTGGTTTCTGACCTCACAGTTCTTGAGGGTGTGCTGGAGGGCACTCAGGACCATATCTTTGCTATCGTGCCCACCGTGCAGCCGGGTATCCAATTCGCGCACAACTGGAGTAACGTCGGGCTACGATTGACCGAGTCTGGTGGCGTGAAGATCGAGAACGTCCGCGCGCCGTGGGCAGATGCACTTGGCTGGGATGCTGCATCCAAGAAGCCGCGCGACGATACGCTGAAGATTACATTTGGCgctctgctgctgccaac CATCCAACTCGTCTTCGGCAACTTTTACCTCGGCATCGCCCAGGGCGCCCTAACCTTCGCCTCCAAATACACAACCACGAACACCCGTCCCTGGCCCTTCGGCGGCGACAACAAGTCCTCCGCTACAGAAGAATTCTACATCCTCGAGCGCTACGGTAACTTCTTCGCGCACCTGCGTGCCGCAGAAGCCCTAGCCGACCGCGCCGCCGAGCAACTCTCGGGAGTATACACCAAGTATGGCTCTGACCGGGGTGCGCTTACTCCTCGCGAGCGTGGAGAGGTTGCTGAGTGGGTTGCAAGTGTTAAGGTTGTTGCGACAGATACGGGGCTAAGGGTTGCCAATGGCGTGTTTGAGGTTACTGGGGCGAGGGCGACGGGATTGAAAGTTGGGTTGGATCGGTTTTGGAGGGATATTCGGACACATACGTTGCATGATCCCGTGGCGTATAAGAATCGGGAATTGGGGAGGTATGTGCTGCTTGGGGAGGTTCCGGAGCCCACTTGGTATACTTAG